ACCAACTCAAAATCACCATCATCATTTTCTGAGAGAAGCTATTGGATTGGGTACGCAAGGCTTCCATTCTCAAGTTCCACTCAACATAGAAATCAGAGTCTTCACTTCATTGCTCCTTCTAGTAACTGGTAAGCCTATTTTAGACTAAATTTCCTTTGATTTTACACAATAGAAGATGCAATGATTGATTGTTTCTGGAAATTGTAGACATTTTCGGCAGATAGGTTAAATCGATGGGATGCGACGATGAAATTTTTGCAGTATTAAAAGTTTTTCATGAAAGTCCCTCAAAAGAAAAATCTTAAACTTCCGTAAGATTTTCTCGCCacaaaacttttcaaaatccataataagataaaattaaattggaCTCCACatctataaaaatttaaaaattaatgagcCGAGATTAGAGGTATATATATGCCACTAGTATTATTTTAGCTTAGGTCCAGACAATCAAGctagttaattatttttcttaggGGTAATCAAAGGCTAATATTTAGTAGCATTAGAATTTTCGAATACGTAATTTAAAAGAATATGTCTTGTTAGATCAACAAGATAATCAAGCCATTAAGGATTAATCAATTGCCTTTTTCAATTTTCCGTAAAAACCAAAAAGCTTATTATGATGGAAATATATCGAATTATTAGTTCGTCATCTCAACATGTGTCACACTAAGATTATTATATTCTTGAACATTTCACTCAGTTAACAATTttactactatatatatatcaacCAAACATACTTTTAGTGAACAGTAATAATGTTGCTGGTTTTCAATTTATTGTGTTGCAGAGCAGTTATTCATAGGTAGGTATAGTTTCTTCAAAACTCCAATTAATTTGCTTGCCATATTCTCAATTCAATTTGAGAACCAGGacaatatatatatgatataatattattcttatttACACATCACTACATTCAATGAAATAAAAGACCAGCTAAAATGACTTAATAATGCATGAGAATTTTTTTGAAACTAacaatttttagtatttttttgtcattatttaattaatataaatactaaatttttattttataaatttatgtatataaattttaaaaaatattaaggtataaattatatatattgattataaatataaattatattgatttatagtacaaaattttaataaatataaatataaattatatattttttatatataaaacgTATATAAATATGACTACAAATTATTACTGACTAAGTattcacaaaaaataataatatttactaaCTATATAAAATTGCTCATAATATATAGTGTAAAAACACATGCATGCATCCATTTTATTTCTCGGTATTTTCCATTAGGAagctaaaaaatattatgtattagTAGATTTGAACTTTATATAAAAGTGTCTTCTTATTTCTTaaccaataaattattatatatgcaAAATGAAATTCAACCTTCTAATATTTATCAAACCAGATAAGGAAATTGAGCGAGCATTCGACTAAGTCAAATTGATTTGcattgtatttttcatttccatttttcttttaattttggtaTATCCAGGTTACATATATGCAGGGTTACTACTAAATATCATTAAACATATATTGGCCTATGTGTTCTCCCACATGCATGCAAGCTGTTCCACCACGTGCCACAATTAAGACAACTCAAACCAACTCTTACTAACTCCTCATTTAATTTCTACTTTCTACAACCAATTAACTTTGGTGAAAATTATTCATGTAACTCAAAAGGCCCAAATGAAATCATTGATACTTGCATGGATAGACAAAAATTTCATGGAGgtcattttaataatttgaAGTACAATTTATTAACTTTTGTgatatttgattaaaaaaatgtaGTGGATGTACTTTCAATTGTGTACCTTGTACCTACCTAATTGTGACGGCAAATAATTGGGGTTGTACGTACTACATAACTTGAAAGATTTAGCTTATTACTACTGGGTTTGAAAGACCGTAATTAATTAGTCTTGACTGTAATTATATTTGTATGAAATATTGAAAATAGTCTCATCAGTCTTGGTAACCATGTTTTTAATGTCTAACCACTAAAGCAGCATTATTGTATTGGTCTTAAAGGAAATAAACTTGTTATAGTTTTATGCTAGTGTTTAATGCAATTATCATGCCAATAAAGTTGGCTTGTCATTTAAGGACACTTCAGCATTATTTCAAGACAGacacaagttttttttttcctccgATCATTTGTACAAAAATTGACCCAAAATCGGAGAAAAGAATTCAATAATTCGCGATCCATCCCTTTTAACAATGACCCCAAATCACTCctaaaccgaaaaaaaaaaagaagagtcAAGAGATCTATGTAAACCCTTTACTACCATATTATCCTATGTTCTATATTAGATCTTTGCTTAGTTTCTCCATTGATTGATGTGCTGAAATTCCTTCTCATTAGCATGTTTGAACATCAATGTACTTGTCACTCGCTATGAAAAAGTTTCcctttttaggattttttttaaataaaacaattattaaaaagaaCAGAACCTTAGGTCCTTAacacatcttttttttttgttcttaacAAGATTTAGAAGTAAGAAAAATATAAGCatgaatatttttaatacaatcaTGCAgtatattattttcattaatattttttggattttttaccGTATCCCCAAATCCGGATTTAAACTCCATTTAAGGTCGGACTAATCTGTCACGGATCTAAACTCCATTTAAGAGTCTGTTGCTGGCCAATaggttgctgcatgcacaaggtgCTCCATTTAAGATCGAACCTACGACACACTTGCTTAAGCGACAAAGGCGGAATTCGAACCtccgacacttgcttaagcggacgAGTTAGCCGACCAACCTAAAttagtttattattttcattaatATAGTCATATGTACTGTTCAGCTATTGTCTTTTTTTTGCAAGCGTACGAGTTAGCCGACCAACCTAAATTAGTTTATTATTTCCATTAATATAGTCATATGTACTGTTCAGctattgtctttttttttttttgcaagcggACGAGTTAGCCGACCAACCTAAAttagtttattattttcattaatATAGTCATATGTACTGTTCAGCTATTGTCTTTTTGTTTGGCCTAAAGTTTTGTTCTGAAATTATTGGCCTCCTCAGTTTTCCATTTGGGCCCAAATCTTTTGCAGTTCCAATAATTAGTTTTGAGAATTTATTCGTGGGCTTCCACTCGTCCTACTACAAAAACTTAAATGTATTAAACCCCCCAAAAAAGCTTAATGTTGGCCATTTTCGCTaaaaagtataaataaaaaattaatttgtaaagCTTTGGCCCATGGTCCCTgaccaaaaaaatataaaaatttaatttagaaaaatatatgtaatcttttattttcacTTACTCATAACTCAATTTTAAAACCAATTTATTGTTTTCTCATTAATTAATCCAATAACACTTATAAACAATTATTAGAGTGAGTAAAGAATACAAGATctaaaaataaatcaaacatataaagagaaaaataacattttaacTAGTATTGTTGTAGAACTCTTCAAAGAAGAGTTCTCCCAAAAATTGGCGTATGCCGCATTAAGTGGCGAACACACGGTATTCTTTAGTAAAAGGCGAAAGAATAGTTCGCTCTGTGTTCACCACACGGCTCCGTGAGTTTAAATGTAACTTGTTGCTTATATTTATAGTCTTTACACTTTGTTTCTTTCCTACTCTCTACATGATGTGGGCTTCTTTGTGCTTCTTATGGTAGAGTTCTCAAAATTTGGTACTGTCTCTATACCAGGTTGATGTTTGGCCTAACTTCCATGGTCATTGAACTATAAACTTTTTAGATGTTCATATCATAATTCATAGTAAAGTTACAAAtgaacaaataaatttttgtttatggAGCATGGTTTTTTACCTTCAAAAAAGTGGGAAGAAAACCAAATTAAACAATCTTTGCTTGGTTAAAAAGTGCAATTATTCACTTAACATTGTACATGTGCAAACATAAACCAGAAAAGGATGTCTAAACATGCACTAAACTCAATTATAAAATACCATAACTGCATTTTATAGATTAGCTATCTTCTTAATCTGAAtccaaaatatattaattatacaCTCTCATTGCAACACATAAATGCCCAATAGTATGCACTCGTATAAATGAGCTCAAAATTTAGGTATGTACCTGACATAACTATGTATAGAACTAAACTGCCTCTTTATTATTATCGAATTGCTTaacttaaaataattaaaaatctttATAATCACACACCAATCTTTTTGGGAGTTTTAACACTTTTTGTTTGTGATATATTAGTATTTAACAAAGGTATATTACTCAAATGTTAAATCAATggaaaaacttaataaaaaataaatggaTTGATGACATCACAATCACAATCGCtatgtttattaattttggCGTGATGCTTTCCCAGAAAAGAACATAAGGATGCATCATCATGCCCGTGTTTTCTCCGTGTGGCAATGCTTAAATGCGTGATGAGCAAAGCCTAATCCAAGTATCTTATATTATTCCTTCTCTGACTTGGCTAAAGCAGGCACCCACCCTATGCCATATCCATCCAACTCCAAGGTCactgaaaaataaattacatgGTTTGATAATTTCGAAAAGCTAAGATCCCTTTTTTCAAATTATACCAAAGTTTAGTGCAAATTATCCTATGCGAGTATGGAtgataagataagatataacCTTTCTATTTTAAGGGTAATTCATGCAAACAAATTATTTGAGAatcaaaattatattaatgtcTTAAAGTGAATTAGTTTACATGTATAtcgtaaaataaaattatataaatcaaaataattaaatttaatttacacatttttaatattgatttaatTTACACTATAACGAAAGCACATTATTAATCGAATCAATTTGATTCGATTTGCTacttatataaattaaatacttccatttaaattcaaataaaatataaaaaaattaaaacgaataaagatagaaattaaataatttaaaataaaataataaataatttttaaaaattcattaaaaataaatttaagactgaaatgtaatatattttaaaatgttgcttttttaaaaaatatttcatacaATGATTTTATATATGTCATTTGCCTCAACTATTAGTTACTACTTCTAGAACGATTCCATGTTTTGTTTTCAAAGTGAAGCCCCAAACCGGCACAAAATATTATTCAAAACCTTAATTTCGAAGCAACCACTCTCCTCTATTATTCCCCGCCCAAGATGTTCTTTACCCCCGCTACACCCTACCCCTGCTGGCTTAAACGTATGGAAATTATCACATTACCAACCAACTTTATCAAAAtaagttttaataatttatatccAAATTGACCTTGagttttaatatttaatttcaattttgtccttgcaaaataaatttcatcctacataaaaaatttctaaataATAGCAGTAGGTAACACCCGTTAATTAAACGTACTGTTATTCTTACGTTAACTATACGTTATAACACATAAATTACATTAAATTTATCCAAAGGGGAAAAAAAAGGGATAAAGTTGTTATTTGTTAAAGGCGTCCTTGGCATTTCCGTTATTCTAACAAAAACCAAGGACCTAAAAACAAACACCAAAAGCCTCCACCTTCCACTTCACCATATAAAAACCCGCACATCCCACATTAACGTTTCGTAAAAAAAAATCCTCTCTACTCTTCCAAGTTCCAACCACCACTCTCAACGATGGGTTCTCGCTACGAAATCGAAGTGAAGCTGGAATCAGCCCGCGGGCTCAAGAACGTGAACTGGCGCTACGGGCCCAACAGGCCCTACGCCGTGGTATGGGTCGACCCAAGCAACAAGACGTCGACACGTGTCGACGAAGAAGGAGACACCGATCCCAACTGGGATGAAACCCTCGTCATTCCGCTTCCACCAGAGCCACTGGAGAACCTCACGCTTCACGTGGACGTCGTCCACGCTGGCAGGGAAGAAGACACCAAGCCACTAATCGGCTCGGCTCGGCTCAAATTAGCCGAGGTTCTAGACGACGTCGGAGTCGGCGTTCCATTAAGCAGAACTCTCAAACTGAAACGACCCTCCGGAAGGCCACACGGAAAGGTTAACGTTAACGTTACTGTTAGAGAGCCACGCTATCGTGCGCCGGATCCATACAATGCTCCACCTTACGGCGTTCCACCGCCAGGGTCCAGGGATTACTCTCCTGCGCCTGGATCGGGATACGGTTATCCTTACGGTGGTGCTCCGCCGGTGCAGGGGTCGTATTATTCGAATCCACCGGCGGGGTATCCTTACGGCGGGGGATACGGTGGAGCTCCTCCTCAGCCGGCGGCGTATGGTGAGGGCGGTTACGGCGGTTACGGCGGGTATGGATCGGGGGCTCCGTCATCGGCGCCGGTGGTagtggaggagaagaagaagagtaagtTTGGTGGGATGGGGACGGGTTTGGCGGTTGGAGCGTTAGCTGGTGCGGTTGGTGGAATAGCGCTTGTGGAAGGTGCTGATTATTTGGAGGATAAGATCGCTGATGATGCTGCTGAGAAGGTTGAGGATGATCTTGGCTACGATGATGGCGGTTACGACGGTGATGATTTCTAGAACCAAGAAAGAAACGAAAAACGACGGCGGCTTACTCCAACTTGTcaacttttttttctatttttatggggaaaaaaagaaaaagaaaaataagtggcttctttttaattgtttgaaGTTGACTTGTTAATGGAAAATGATAAATTGTGTTCAGCGAAATCTAATAGTTCTATTCTGTATTTTTGGTTTTATCTTATTTGTTAATAGAGGTAATTATGGATTTTTGAGGAATTTACAAGAAGGATCTTGGGTATTTCAGATGAGAGGCGTGGAACacaatttcattttttaaaGGCATAATTGTTGTCAAATGGCAAGTAGGGCCAGACCCAAATGTTACTTCTATATGATGGAGATATGTAGCATAAAGATAATAAAGGAAatgaaagtatgaaacagatAAGATAATGTTAGTATGGCGTATTATCTCTAGAATATGCTCCCATTGGCAACTGGCTACTTGAAGAAGAATCCAAGGTTTTCTATATTCATTTAAGATATTTTTCTTAGAAGATAAAGCATGACTTGGTGCAACTTTCCACGACGTTATAAACATAGGTAACAAAGCTTAATGTAGGTGTTGGATGGATGAGGAAAAAGTCATTCTTTCAAGATTTGGTAGGTAATTAAGGAACATTGTGATTAGGGTTGAAAATGAGTCGAGCTAGCCTCACGACTCGACTCATTAACAATCAAGCCTATTTGTTAAGTTCAAGTTCGACTCGCCAAAAACTTACGAGCTGGTTCAAACTCACGAGttgattcaaataataaaaacataatctataattctatcttgataaattataacttatatattttaaaaaatatttaaaaagatcaattttatatattttctatcttttcaataaattataaatttattacttatgtcctacatcaaaattatatataaaaattaaatataaaattttaaataattaaaattattatatatatatatatatatatatatatatatatattactatttcatacgtatatatataatattaaaattatatattaaatgcataTAGAATAtgtgttaatatatatataattgagcCAGCTCACGAGCTAATGAGCTGAGCTTATCCAAGCTCAAACTCGGCTCACCAACTCACAAGTTCAGCTTATCGAGCTATTAACGAGTCAAGCTCGAACTGGCTTGATTGACTTACTTCCAACCCTAATTGTGATCAATACAAACTACAGACCAACAGATTCTGTCCTTGGCCTTCAACTGAAAGAGACAACATCTGCAaaacttatttaatttatttgttgcTGTTGGATAACACTCTCAAACATCTACGTATATATTGCCCTTgctaaatatatatttttgttcaaCATATATGTCCTCTTAAATATTTGCTTAATACAAAATCAAGAGGTAGAACATGATGTATATGACTTTGAGTGAGATTGATACTAAACCTCGCATGAGCGCATCGTTGAAGTGGTAAGTTCCTATATTCAAtgcagaaaataaaggtttTGATAATCAATTTGTTCTAAGCTTCACAATAAAAGGCATCCCACCGCGTATTATTTAACAGAATATAGCATAATTCTATAGTCTTTTCTTTTACCATATTCATATATTGTATAATCACTAATACTAATAGCATTATATTAATCATTACATTGGAATATAAATAGAGTTGAGCAAATAAAAAATCTTGGTATCTAGAGTTGAGCAAATACACCTTTTGTCTAagtcaaaaaagaaaaatcctTGGCCTAGTTACcgaaccaaaaaaaaaaaaagcactcTCTTCTCTCTGCTAGGGTTGAAGCCTTTTTACCCTTGTGGCCTCCAAGAGGGAGGCTGCCGCTGTCGCCGCCACCGCTatcttggtaaggtggtggcCTCCCTCCCCCTCCCCCCCCTTCCcctttcttctcctttttctttactctattctctctcttttttcttcttttggtttctttcagttttctttgtttaatttctgttttTTAATATCCCTATGTGGTgtattttttctccttttgtgGTGGTTTATTGTCCTCCCTTTATGGGTAGTGTGGGTACGTTGGTACAGATCTATCAGATCTTGGAGTATACACTGAAGTTCACTTGTTGTTCATGGAAATATCTTCAGACTAGAGGAGGATTCGACTTTAAGCAGAGAagaagaacagatttttcaacATGTTGCATCACTTTTAGTGTTGATTTAGAAATCATAGAGATTCAGATCTGTCTATGTTTCTACTGGTTAAGATTCTTTGTAATCGAACGTTGGACTTACTTTCAGTTTATAGTTCAGCATAGAATTTATCTAatcatcttctctaattttaGATCTAATTTATCTCTATCATCTGTAAATGCCGTTTGGCTTTCCTTTGAATGATATGTTTCCTtctgtcaaaaaaaaaaaactaattctACATCAATATGCTCAAGAAGGGTTTATGATTCTTTACAAACACTCAAACAGGCAATGAAGGAATCAAATCATTGTTCAAATGCTGAATTATCATGATCACTTGTTATATGACTACTACCATATTTATCTGCCATCACAGGCAGAGATGGGTGCAGCTCCGGCCGAGGGAATCGCAGTTTGAGCCGGAAAGCATCGACTCCGTTcaaataataatgaaagagCCTCTTAGCCCTAATAAAGCCAAGGCGACCATAGAGTGCCAATGCTCCTTTGTTTGTAACTTCTGATTCCAGAGTAACTTCTTCACAACCAGATTCCATCATCACCTTAATAGACCTAGTAACAAGTTCTGTAGCAATGCCTTTTCCTCTATAGGGCTTTATCACAACCAACATGGCAATGTATCCTCTGGAAACGTTTCGATGGTCGCCCATCTTACAAACCACCGTGCCGACACATTTACCCTTGTGGAATGCCAGGAAAGAGAGCTGAGGCCACAGATAGACAAAGTAACGATACGTGAATATAGAGTAAGGCTCGCTGAGTTCTTGGTCGACTAGGTTCATGATAAGGGGGAGGTGGTGCTCGCCACCATAACTAACATACTCGATCTCCGATACATCACAATCCACTTTCTTGATTTCTAAGTCTTCTTTGGTGCTTGTTTCCATGATGTCTCTTCTTTGTCCTCCTTGTTTTCGTCTTGGCTATTGCTTTgatattcttcttgcattttgaAACATCGATTAGAGCCAAACATCGACTAGTTTCACTTAAAAGAATCCAAACACCTTTACTGCTTTAAATAAATTCTTTTAAGGTTGACGTTAATTAACAAGCTGATCATGAAAGTTTTCAAACAATTAATAGCATcgattttttattaaaatcaaatgCAGCATAAAAAGATCCAATAATAAATCACAAACAATATGCCACACAATAAATCATAGAACAAGACTTCAATGATGGATATACGTTTCATGATACAAGCAGTAGAAGTAAACCAGTTCTCAGAGAAAGATTAGAGCTACCTAAAATCCAGCTGGAAttggaaataaaaataaaatataactaaaattgAACAAATTTCAATAATGAAGATTTGAAGTACCATAGAGAgaagcaaaaatgaaaaattaagaaaaaaaaccTGGACAAATCAACGAAGGAAGAAGCAACGATGTTATATGTGGATCAGCAACCGATTACCGGCGAAGAAACCACTACGGTGATCGGCGATGAGGCAGCGTGCGAGATGCGAGGTCTCTGAAGCAAGGGAGGGGTGCGCAGTGCAGGCAGTCAGTCACTTGAGGGAGATAAACCGTAAGAACggacaaaaaaaaagttacatGGTTCATGGGCTGGCCCACTTATGCAAACAAAAAAAGACCCATTCGACAAAAAAAAAACGGTTT
The genomic region above belongs to Arachis stenosperma cultivar V10309 chromosome 5, arast.V10309.gnm1.PFL2, whole genome shotgun sequence and contains:
- the LOC130981785 gene encoding protein SRC2 homolog, encoding MGSRYEIEVKLESARGLKNVNWRYGPNRPYAVVWVDPSNKTSTRVDEEGDTDPNWDETLVIPLPPEPLENLTLHVDVVHAGREEDTKPLIGSARLKLAEVLDDVGVGVPLSRTLKLKRPSGRPHGKVNVNVTVREPRYRAPDPYNAPPYGVPPPGSRDYSPAPGSGYGYPYGGAPPVQGSYYSNPPAGYPYGGGYGGAPPQPAAYGEGGYGGYGGYGSGAPSSAPVVVEEKKKSKFGGMGTGLAVGALAGAVGGIALVEGADYLEDKIADDAAEKVEDDLGYDDGGYDGDDF
- the LOC130979883 gene encoding N-alpha-acetyltransferase MAK3-like, translated to METSTKEDLEIKKVDCDVSEIEYVSYGGEHHLPLIMNLVDQELSEPYSIFTYRYFVYLWPQLSFLAFHKGKCVGTVVCKMGDHRNVSRGYIAMLVVIKPYRGKGIATELVTRSIKVMMESGCEEVTLESEVTNKGALALYGRLGFIRAKRLFHYYLNGVDAFRLKLRFPRPELHPSLPVMADKYGSSHITSDHDNSAFEQ